GCGTGGTGTTGGTTCATTTCCATCAACCCTCGTTTACGCTTCCCTGCTCTCACCATGTGGGCTCTTCGTCGAGCTTCGCTTCGTCTCAGGTAACAGATTTTCTTTCATTCACGTATATATTTTGAATAAAACTCGTGGTTGAGATTGGTTGAGATCCCTTGATTCTGCCCATTTCTTTGGTGTTACTTTTACGATTTCACATCTTCATTTTgagtcattttttatttatttataatttctcATCATTTTTATAAGTGTACAACGTGAATGATTCGTGCTGTGTCTATTGTCTTTGGATTTGGTACTATCTGGCGCATGTGCTAGGTGCCTAATTTCTTATTGGTTGAATTCCAAGTTGGATTTGCTAAATCATATTGTTCCTCTTCCAATTTGATGGGTCTCACTCATTATTTTTTGGAGACCACATGAATTTCAACTAATAATATAGAGGGTGTTGGAAGGATATAGTGTTGGTAGCACCTATAAGAGATTATGCTAACTGTTTATTCTAATTTGTTTGTAGGAGTCCAATACTTAATGTAGGTGCTTATCGGGCTTCTTGTGCTAAATTAACGTCGCCAACCACTTATGTGGAAGATGAGGCTGGTATCCTTGAGTCTCATCCAATAAGATATGGTAGATTTCTTTCAACGAGCAGATTTTACCACGGTGGTCGTGCCTCCCTGAACTTTACTGTAAGCAGGCGTGAACTTTCGTCACAAGCTGATGCTAGTAGCACCAAAGAGGATGATGATATAGAAGATGGATTGTGTGAGCAGGAGGCACATGGGGATACTAATGAAAATGAATCTGAAGTAGACttgtctgatgatgatgatggtagtGGGGAACCACACAACGAGCTGTCAGAAACTGAGATTGATCCCACTGTGAAAAAGCAACACAGAAAGACTGAATCACAACTTTTCAAGGCGATAATAAGTAGTCCAGGTGTGTCTGTTCAGTCAGCTCTGGAAAAGTGGGTTGAAAAAGGGAAGGAACTAAACAGGCCAGAGATCTCATTGGCCTTTGTTAATCTTCGGAAGCGTAAAATGTATGGGAGGGCTTTGCAGGTAAATTGATCAAACTTGTATCTGCGTCCAATTTAGACAAATAAACATATAAAGTATTATGCTGATAAATTTAGGTTGTTATCGCTCCCTCTTTCTGTATGTTTGATGCGTGTTTGTAATTTTTCTCGGTTATGTTGTTTACCTGAAACTCTGTCTGAGAAAATAATACTGGTGTTTGATATCTTGCTATTCTTGTTTAGCCTTCCACTTCCTCCTTTATAGATCAATTATAATGGTTTCCATGTATCCTGAATATACCCATCGGAAATCGGCTGTTGCGCCTGCTGCTAATTTTTCTACTATAATTTTACAAGACAGGAAAAGTTCCTTGATGTTAATGATGAAAGTTTCCCCATGAAGCTGACTAGGTATTCATTCAAACAAGAATATTTGTTACATGATTGAAATTTTAGCAGTGGACTGGTTGAAAATATTTTACTATTCTGGCTAGTGGTTTGATACTGAGGTTGAAGTTAAACATCTATTTATTTGTatttaaattttagtttttCTGGGTTAATTTTGAGTCAGATCAAAATTGGATTATAGGCTTCTCCGGCCAGTAATATTCAACTTGATTCTGTGCCTTTCTATCTACCCTTTCTATCTTGCAGTCTTTTTGTAAGTTCTACATGTAATAAAGCCTTAGTACCCTCTACTTCTGGACCCTTGGTTGCTGTTAAGAGTGTTGGAATTGGTTGGCTTGGGTCCAACACAGTTGTTATCTCCTTGCCTATTTATACTAATATTGAGTTGTTGGGCTAAACAATTTCCAGAGTTTGGGTATGACAGTGGTCTGTTGATATAATGATAGTTAAGCGGAAACGTAGGTTCTATGTGCTGGATTGCAATTTTGTCTACCATGATTGTATTCATTTTCTTCCCTGAACTTATCCTTATTGGGTTAGTGAGGAAATTCTTATGCAAAAAGacagatttcttccttgattttagCCAGCTCTATCATTCATGTTGCAGATTCTTTTAGCAGCATGTAGGTTATCTGCTGTTGATCATGTAGGCATATTTTCTTAAGTATATGTTACAACTTAAAACTGATTGACATTGTCGATGTATACCTTGTTTGAATTTCCATTTTTACAATGTGATGTTTTTAGTGTAATCTAATCTTCGTTTGTTGTTTGGTACTATAGCTCTTACAGTGGCTAGAGAAAAACAAGAAGCTTGAATTTGCTGAGAAAGATTATGCTTCTGTACTTGATTTAATTGCCAAAGTAAGTGGCCTCTTTAGGGCAGAAAATTACATCAAGAAGGTTCCAGAATCTTTTAGAGGCGAGTTGTTATACAGAACATTACTGGCTAACTATGCTAGTCAGAACAATTTGAAGAAAACTGAGGAAACATTCAACAAAATGAGGGACTTGGATCTCCCTATCACAGCATTTGCTTGTAACCAGTTGCTTCTTATTTACAAAAAGGTTGACAAGAAGAAAATATCTGATGTGTTACTGTTGATGGAAAAAGAGAATGTGAAACCTTCTCATTTCACTTATAAAATCTTAATAGACACAAAGGGTCAGAGTAATGATATTGCTGGAATGGAACAAATTGTTGAGACAATGAAGGCCGAAGGCATTGAACCAAACCATCAAGTACAAGCAGCACTGGCTAGGTATTACACCTCAGCTGGGCTTAAAGAAAAAGCGGAAGCTATACTCCAGGAGATTGAAGGAGAAAACTTGAGAGACAATCTATGGGTATGCCCGACTTTGCTCCGCCTTTATGCAAACTTGGGAAAGGCTGATGAAGTGGAGAGAATCTGGAAGGTCGTCGAGTCGAAGCCTGGAATTGACGTCTGCCTTGCTGCAGTTGAAGCTTGGGGAAGGTTGCAGAAAATTGAAGAAGCAGAAGCTATTTTTGAGATGATGGCAAATAAATGGAAACTCTCCTCAAAGAACTACTCGGTGCTCTTGAAGGTGTATGCAAATCATAAGATGCTAAAGAAGGGTAAGGATCTTATTCAGCGAATGGGAGAAAATGGGTGCAAGATAGGCCCATTGACCTGGGATTCGCTTGTGAAACTTTATACCCAAGCAGGGGAAGTTGAGAAGGCAGATGCTGTTCTGCAGAAAGTAATGGAGCAGAGTCGAATGACGCCGATGTTCAATACTTATATGGCGGTCATGGAGCAGTATGCAAAGAGGGGTGATGTCCATAATTCAGAAAAGATTTTCCACAGAATGAGACAAGCTGGTTATACTTCTCGAATTACTCCGTTTCAAGTTCTGGTACAGGCCTATATAAAAGCCAAGGTTCCAGCATATGGGATCAGGGACAGAATGAAAGCTGATAACGTGTTTCCCAACAATACTTTGGCTAAACAGTTGGCTCAAGTTGATGCATTTAAGAAAACTGCAGTTTCCGATTTGCTTGATTGAGGAAGTTAGCATGTTTTTACTCTTCAAGTGCAATTATCTCAGTCAGTTCATTAGTAACATTGAACACTCCAAATTCGTCTGTTTTGTCTTGTATTCCAAATTCGtttgttttctctttgttaCTGCATAAGTAttggttttatgattttatggCGTACATCAGTTGAAAAGCTAACTTATTTATGTAGATGCAAATGAAATGAACGCTTAATGTAATAACTTTGAACTACATAatttgtaacaccctctaaaccccgcataataatatatcataaatcagagtaaaatgcataacacagagggtgtcacacttattctccagaaacataaatcaaaacacctgtcatgctcataataaatatataaattttccaactttaatgtcgcaacatcatatgcatagcacagcggatttatttcaactccaaaatttaacataaagagagttcataggtaactcttaacatcaaggtacaaaactaaacgtttcccggtgttacataacagagcatgactcccctaactaaaccgtaaatgaaagactagctcctccaactaaccctcgcgagaagctctaCTATCttcagtacctgagcgatgtcgcatagaacatcattccaacagaagggtgagaactcatatcatatggataagcataataataaataatgtaaaagcttatctatgctccacataaattactcacattcactaacaaataataaattatgtaattttaacataattaatcaagttcacagttatggcaaatactccataaattatagctcaattagaacatatataatagtctctaattaccaccacatcaaatctctccaaaaatatcaccataacacatatgactcaagtgagactcgtgcaaatgcctttggtaccaaagttgttattcTTAGcagtatcaccgcgtccactccagacagataaccaccaataaagccctcgctctaggcttcaaaaccactccagttttgggacaagtcactagcctccacgagaactagcaaacattgcctcttgacaactatgcagtgtattgtgcaaaactcaactaacatatgcatattcagacatctccaagtcctaattattttagcatattcatcaccagttgcacaaaacacatattacatgttataaattatacaacttgcaatcacaacaacttagcatctcaaacataacatcaattcagaaacaacatcatataatgattattaaaaatagatgtaaattaaatataattcatatataacaggttctgcaactatttcctaaagactggatttctctctaaattttcccaaaaactcgcgacatgctcatgctcgccatctcgcgacatctcactgcacaactcgccatgtcgcgacatctcacgacatctccctacgcaactcgccatgtcgcgacatcttgcgacatcttcctgcgcaactcgccatgtgcgcgcaccacacatctaatgaactattaaacatatgtaaattatcaaatatactcagaaaaatctaatatttttatcatggttccgtacacacgttttgtaaacctctataaattttcaagtcacaattcgaagtacaaaaatcaggaaaaatcgtacactaaccgcagttcgtaagaaactggacagcttaacctatactcactaaaatacacataactcgagctacagacgtcggaatgacgtgaaaccagtggaaaaagtttcgtaacagaaaaacctacaacttttatgaagactacttcttcaaattcggccattaacatagcacgaaaaagggtacaagagaacgtaaatttctgcgcatcatgcaagcctatcatctacccccaaaatcatctaaaaaccaaaccctaactatttcaatttgggaatttttgcaacctagggttcctaaatcatgctttctatcattatccactatcataccaatccataaaacatgaattcaaacccctACCTCTTGTAaatcagttctaagttttctcctcttttctcctctccttctctgctttcacgtgtttcttgttctgcttctcttctaatccttattttttttcttttctttctttctatttcactcctaacccttaaatagccatacaatgggccccacacTCAATTACTCatactaaaccctaaaaccgtatttatctatatcacataatcacttaattatctaacaaaatcacttaattaccatataccataatactaattaaaataaaataataaataacctaataacagaaaatggggtgttacataatttatttaaaatatattaaatttgaaATGCTGGCTGTAGTTGTAGCATTGATATCTActatctgaaaaaaaaaaagtctattcACATTTGAATTTCACCTCTACCTTAGAGAGATAAATTTGACTCCTCTAATGTGTGAAAGTCATTTCAAAGGGTAGAAATTTGACTCCTCTAATGTGTGAAAGTCATTTCAAAGGGTAGAGTGAACTATCTTGATTATGAAATTAATAGTTGAGATTCGAAGGACACTGTAAATGAAACTCTCGTTTAGAGGAGTATGATAACATAAGTGTGaatctataaaaataatttGACTTAATTGAGCTTTTGGTCGTTTATCTATCGCAACTGCGCAATTTGAGTACCTCTTCTTTAAAAACAAGCGATTTTAGTCCTAAAACTTTTACATGACACTGGTTCACTGAGTAAaagtacgagtaggagatcttgcATTGCAAAAAGCTGCGTGATGAAAGCTGATTCGAGGCTTGGAGATTCTACAAGATGAAAGTGACTCAACATGGCAGTTTTGAATTTGAGTGAATCCAGACGCTTCTCTTTGCAATGATCCACAAGAGGTAAGGGTATGATATAAtgatgaagaaggtgaaggtggGCACGAAGGGTTTCAGTGGAAAATAATAACAATGTTTGAGTATGGGGAGCCAGTAAAGATAGGCATAGTGGATTAGTGGTCATTGGTTGGCACGTCCGATATAAATCTGAGATGACCAATTTTAGGAATGGAATGAAGTCAATGAATGAACTATGAATTGGCAACGCCAGATTCCGCACGTCGGAAATAAGCAACCCCTATAACTCGGTGAACTGCTTGAAAAATTATGCACATATTAATTCCAAGGTTTTACTTCATATGCAAGGAGTTAGTAAACGTGGTGTTCAGTTACTTTATAAAGTTTGTTGGTGAGCTTCAAACTCCAATTTTCTGCGCATGAGCCTCAGTTAatttggttattttttcttgttcttaTATTTCCCTTTGTAATTTCAACACCTTTAGTTGGAGATATGTTCAATTATGCATTTTGCCCTTTATCATATGGAAATGGAACCTTAATTCCACAAGATGAATACTTTCACTACATTTAGAATCTTTCATCCGTGTAGGTATACGAAGTATACTATGACGACAGAGGcattagatttttttaaaagagaacAAAAAAGTAACACTCATCGTCTCATCCCACTAAATCTAGCACCAAGTAAAACTAGCAGGTTACTTGGCTGTTTGTTCCAGCACATGTTTCTTCCAAACCATTTATCTGCAGAGGTGGCAACGAAAACATGCTAACCGTTGAGCTTCCACTTCTAATTTCCTGCAAAACATGCAAAGCTGATATGGTGCTCTTCATATAGAGGCTCTCCATGGGCAGGTTCACACCATCATCAGTCTTTGTACTGTTTGAAGTTGAAGGATCACACCCTTCTTCATCTTGGAGAGTTACCTCACCCAAAGCCGCCGCTGCCGCCGGAGGATCATTCCCAGCTGGAAAAAGGTCGTCAAGCATTGTTTCACACTCCTTTACAAGCTTGTAGAGCAAGTCAGTGGTAAAGAAAGGCTGTTGCAGGACCTTCTGAATGAAAGGAAGGCGAATGAGAGCACCGGTTCTCTTGTCATACTTCTTTAGTATTTTCACTAGTCCTGTTGGGTAAAATTTGCAGTGAACATTAGATATATTGAGCTGTTTAATATAATCTAAAGTATCACATTCttcaatgtaatttttaaaatttgagtgAAGTCTAAACTCTACCCAAAACCTAGCTTAAGGTTCGGAACTGTTCTACCTATTATAAACAAACATTTATTTGGTGAGACTTCTCAAACATAACTGAACACACCATTAAATCATAGAGTATTGTTTGAATCCTTGACATAACATTTGGTTTATATGCCTAAATAggctttcaaataaaataacaaaaatactCTGTTCCACTGTATTGCCTTTTGCAGACCCAGCAACAGGGGAATAATTTTGGAACTTATCAGCATAATTCAAAATAATACTCCTCTAATGAAACCTTATATTGGAATAGGCTTGCTTACTAATCTAAATCTAAAGTAGATTGAAGAAATATATGCTAGCCTACTTTAGATATTGAAAGGGCTGAATattcaataatacaaaacaAACACAAATATTTCAACAAGTAAAAGCCCCTTTACAACACAATCATACTCATCATTTAATCTAGTTACCCAGAGAATTTTTCAGAATCATATGGGAAATGAATCCATTTCTGATCACTAGAGTTTCAGTACTATTTAGTTAAAATGTTACCTGTGTAGTTAAGGGCGCTGTAATTTTCAAGCAAGACCATCTCTCCGTGGAAATCTACAATTTCCTTGCGAATTTGCATCAATTGCTCATTAGAACCACCCTGTACTTTGGCCACATTATCTTTCAACTCCTGCACATTTCAACCCCAACCAATTTTAACCCTAAtttatcaatcaatcaatcaaaaataaaaattgataagAACCCAATTAGGTAATTGTTATTCTCACCCCTCATCTAGTTTCACCTCCTTTTGGAAGTGCGATGTTAACGCAACGCACTTAAAAGGAGGTGGTACTAAACGAGAGAGGTGCGAAAAACAATTACCATTAATTTAATAACCTACTACTACCTTCAATTTGATAATGcactcttcctcctcctcaagGAAGAAGGCATTGAATTTGTGAAGTTCATTTTCCAGGGAGTTTCTGAACTCGATCTCTTCCTTGGACATTTCCTCATCGATCCTCCTGGGGCGTTTGGCGGGGCGATGATCCTCCTCGGTGGCTGCAGGCTCAACaagtttcaatttcttcttgAGTTCCTTGTACGAAAGGAACTTGTCACGCCATTGGGGCTGCGTTTTCTCAATCTGGTTGCTCAAGCTCTTTCCGAATTTCATCGCTTCCTTCCGTTAACCAccaattgaaattgaaaattgaaaatgtaACGCACGCTAAACTCAAAAACTTGACGAGAATGTGAAGAATATTgaacaagaggaggaggagaatcAAGGGTGTGGATGGCAGTgaaatatatatgtataaaaaTAACGGTAAGGAAGCGAATATTCGCGGGGCATTGTTGGAATATCCGTAAATTCCAAGAGTATAATTCGGGTTTTATTCCCTCTGAGCGGCACGTACTTGTTCAAGTTTCGAGGaaatctttcatttttttcgtttaattaattaattaatttatgatcGGGTaatctttccttttttttttctccctaaTATGCACAACTTTTAGAGTAGTGTAGTTTTACACCACTTACTTTGTCCGGTTATAACAGGTcaatacattaatttttttaaaaacaatatcattaaaaatttgttatatattaaatttctttaaaaaaaaatgtgttaaccTGTTATACCAgattaaaaaaagtggtgtaaaattgcaccCTTTTAAAAGTAATGCATATTAaaggtcaatttttttttaagactaaaaagtaaaaacactgagtttaaaaaaaattattaattagaaATACGACAATTAAAAGTAAAAGATATGGAACCATtgtgtttaaatttttttttttttgaaaatcattGTGTTTTAAATGGGTATAAAAGAAATTGTCTTGATTTTTCATGGACCTTTGGGTACATGGTTTTCACCGATGAAAAAAAAAGTCTCTGAGAGtttggatatttttttttagtacatctgatagtttttttttgttgttacaTTTGGAAAATTGTACATCTGATAGTTTTGATATGATTTAGATAGACCCTTAGAC
This is a stretch of genomic DNA from Lotus japonicus ecotype B-129 chromosome 1, LjGifu_v1.2. It encodes these proteins:
- the LOC130743450 gene encoding pentatricopeptide repeat-containing protein At1g80270, mitochondrial-like, translating into MWALRRASLRLRSPILNVGAYRASCAKLTSPTTYVEDEAGILESHPIRYGRFLSTSRFYHGGRASLNFTVSRRELSSQADASSTKEDDDIEDGLCEQEAHGDTNENESEVDLSDDDDGSGEPHNELSETEIDPTVKKQHRKTESQLFKAIISSPGVSVQSALEKWVEKGKELNRPEISLAFVNLRKRKMYGRALQLLQWLEKNKKLEFAEKDYASVLDLIAKVSGLFRAENYIKKVPESFRGELLYRTLLANYASQNNLKKTEETFNKMRDLDLPITAFACNQLLLIYKKVDKKKISDVLLLMEKENVKPSHFTYKILIDTKGQSNDIAGMEQIVETMKAEGIEPNHQVQAALARYYTSAGLKEKAEAILQEIEGENLRDNLWVCPTLLRLYANLGKADEVERIWKVVESKPGIDVCLAAVEAWGRLQKIEEAEAIFEMMANKWKLSSKNYSVLLKVYANHKMLKKGKDLIQRMGENGCKIGPLTWDSLVKLYTQAGEVEKADAVLQKVMEQSRMTPMFNTYMAVMEQYAKRGDVHNSEKIFHRMRQAGYTSRITPFQVLVQAYIKAKVPAYGIRDRMKADNVFPNNTLAKQLAQVDAFKKTAVSDLLD